The sequence AATGAGGAGGTCATGGGACTTTGTTTCGGCTCATATTATTTGgtcatgtatataaaaaataaaatgatatggtCATATTATATAATAGACTATATACATAACTAACATAAGCAGCCATAAGTCATAACCATAATTAAGGGGCAAAAACAGGAAGTAAAAAGAGAAGGGTTAAACATGTATATGGCCGATCACAAAAGTCACCGTCCATCTaagtgagtattttttttttcgattaaAATTTAGGAAGAGGAGATAACACCTAAGTTTTAGAATAAAAATGTTCTTTAACTCAAACATGTAATACTGAATCTTGTTTTATTCTACTCAACCAACTTCTTAAGTGCACGTTTGTATTACTTTATGTTCTCTAAAATCACTTTAAAATATCAACTAATGAAATTAAGGTTAGTGTTCTTATGTTTGATCTTGTGTTGAAGGTTAAAATTGATTGAGTTGAAATCACTTTTAGTAGTTTTTATCatgggataaaaaatatatatctttacCGAGTTCCATTAATaactttttagaataaaaacattCATACAAATCACttcaatttgaaattaattttaattaaattttataaagattCACTCAAATCCCATCTCCACGTGTAAAAGTGCTTAAAATAATGCTACAGggtaaggaagaaaaaagaatacaaGTCATGTGTTTAGACTTTAGCTACCACGGTGGCTTTACAAACATAACAAAGTAAAAATAGGGGCGTTGAATTTCTACAGTAGAGGGTTCAGACCCCTTATTCTTCTCCTCTTTCACATACTTGCCTTGATTATTTAATCTTTGACGAAACcgttttttctattaaatttttttaatggctCTGACTTGAAGAAGACAGAGTTAATTATATTTGCTTGTATACTTCTTTTCCCTCTCTTCTTAAGGCACCCTCTCCCATACATACTCCACCATTTCTCTCTGATTGAAGTATCAAAACATGGGTGGTGTGAGTATGAATCCAGTGTTTAGGAGTGAAGTACCATTTGGGTATTACtgctacaacaacaacaacaactactCTGAGCAGAACAACACCATGGTGGAGAAGAGACAGCTATTCCTGAGAAGCTACCAGTTCTGTAGAAAGAAGAGTCTGACAGAGAGAATCAAAGGGTCTTTGGTTCGTGCCAAGAAAATTGTGTGGCTAAGGCTAAGGTCTGCTTGCAAACTCAGGAGGTCCTTCAAATGCGCTTTCTATTACCGCAGGAGAAGGTTCTTCCAGCTTTTACACAGCAACAACCGCAAAACCGAATCTTCTTCATGTTTATGGTAAACAAAAGAGACACCACAACTCGTCACACTCAAGACACCTCTGATCTTTTATTCTTTCGTTTCTATTTGTCATTAACCAGTTACGGTTTCTCAATATGAGTTTGTGATGGCGATTTGGAACTGATGTTGCTTACATAATATTGTTCATTAATCACAAAAAGAGTTTGGCTTTGCTTCTGTTtcttttacttgtttaatcatTTTGCACGTAGCATCATGAATCGTGCCCTTTCTTTAACTGCTCCACTATTTTAGAAATGGAAATATGGAAGATGTTTCTTAGgtgtatttcttaattttaggtGTATTTTTTAGGTAACcatgtataataaaattaagggATAGAGATAACTAAAATGTGATATATAAAGctaatttaatcatatttagcATTTCCatgtatgttttcattttttgccAAAATTGAAGTGTTTGATTAACTAAGTTGGGCACAGAAAAAATGGTCAATTTCTAAACCAGGATTTCGTGCATGTTATTAGAATTAGAAACTTAATCCCAATATTATAGTATAGTAGTACAAATTCACATACTCCAATGGACATTAGCATCATGTTCTCTGGGAAGTAGTTCGAGATGCTTGGTTGTCTTTGCTCCGGCAAAGCTGCAAGGGCTGAGGGTTATGGTGGGGGACCCTTTGTTTGTTTAAGAGAAAAAGCAGGGAATGGGAGTGTGATTGCAACTTGCAATTAGGTCCAAAGTTTGAGTTCTCTAGGATGGAACGAAGCACAAAAAGTATTCCCAAGTTCCAGGTTTGAATAATTGATTGGAGTGTCCCTTGCTCAACATAGGctatttgcattaaaaaaaattattcgtacatcataagtcataactatatgatttttttttggaaaatactaataaaataaataagacgtGAGAAAAGgctgtaaatatattttagttaaataacataactctttttaatttttctactttCCCAGCTGCGTGGCATACATTTGTCATTGAAATGTAACCATACCCttaaaaatgtaacaaaaaaaaattgccatTAAAATGGTCGGAAGTACCATAATCTTTGCTATTATCATTACCACTTTCCAGTTTCCAATTAAGTTTCAAGGTGTTTCTTTTGAATAATTCATATTCCTCACCTATGTGATTCAATTAAGACTTTAAGACTTCAAGGGCAACCATATTTGGTGGTTGCTTCTTGTTTCTGaccatcaaatttatttatgggGATGAGGCATAAAATGATAGTGTGAAAAAGGAGTAGCACACAACTagaaaagttattaaaattccTGTTCAATTTATTCACTGTCCAATACAAAGTACACCAGCtacttcaaaactttttccaccGAAACAAGCTGGCACCTATCAATGTATTTTTCATCTGTCTGATTCATGTGGCATTTgtaagaaaattcaaaaaagtACTACACTTATTATGATACCAAGTATTCTTTTCCAGGCATAGAGAGCTACTAAATTTTtacttaagaaaaatatttattgcgcattgaaatatatttttatataaaacaatatGATTTTACCAAATAAATCGAGAAGTACCAGCtagaaataaacaattatgaATGGTGAATTGCCTTCTCCAAGTTGAAgcaatttttatccttaaatcaGATCACTTATACCAGGGGTCTAGCCAATTTGGTTCGTTGAGCAAGTACGTAAGCTATTGTAAGTAACTATCTTCAATTGCAGATCactcataagtcataacaaaaataaatgaataaataaaccTAGAAATATCAAT comes from Glycine soja cultivar W05 chromosome 20, ASM419377v2, whole genome shotgun sequence and encodes:
- the LOC114402819 gene encoding uncharacterized protein LOC114402819, encoding MGGVSMNPVFRSEVPFGYYCYNNNNNYSEQNNTMVEKRQLFLRSYQFCRKKSLTERIKGSLVRAKKIVWLRLRSACKLRRSFKCAFYYRRRRFFQLLHSNNRKTESSSCLW